One Peterkaempfera bronchialis DNA window includes the following coding sequences:
- a CDS encoding Uma2 family endonuclease, with translation MAHEPRTQEDILLDSFLGLQTPEGFRAELIEGEIVVTPPPDGDHEDCIGRVVEQVILHSATRMRFAGNKGLKLSSGGRCPRDHAIPDATFAPADLQVFRGAPPWMPPDGIAMVVEVTSTRPEQDRIAKRHCYARAGIPLYLLIDRTEDRVSLFGLPEDDDYTEVHLAPFGKPLDLPAPFSFALETADF, from the coding sequence ATGGCACATGAGCCGCGAACGCAGGAGGACATCCTCCTGGACAGCTTCCTGGGCCTACAGACCCCCGAGGGCTTCCGAGCCGAGCTGATCGAGGGGGAGATCGTCGTGACACCGCCACCGGACGGGGACCACGAGGACTGCATCGGACGAGTGGTCGAACAGGTCATCCTGCACTCCGCCACCCGCATGAGGTTCGCAGGAAACAAGGGACTGAAGCTGTCCAGTGGCGGCCGCTGCCCCCGGGACCACGCGATCCCCGACGCGACCTTCGCCCCGGCGGACCTCCAGGTCTTCCGCGGTGCCCCGCCCTGGATGCCCCCCGACGGCATCGCCATGGTCGTCGAGGTGACCTCCACCAGGCCCGAGCAGGACCGCATCGCCAAGCGCCACTGCTACGCCCGCGCGGGCATCCCGCTCTACCTGCTGATCGACCGCACCGAGGACCGCGTCTCGCTCTTCGGCCTCCCCGAGGACGACGACTACACCGAGGTGCACCTCGCCCCCTTCGGCAAGCCGCTCGACCTCCCCGCGCCGTTCTCCTTCGCCCTGGAGACCGCAGACTTCTGA
- a CDS encoding MFS transporter: MNAGIHGGLLRRHRDFRLLWCGETTGKFGTAVTGVAMPLVAVSTLHAGTFEVSLLSAAAWLPWLIIGLPVGAWVDRMRRRPIMLAADVVSLLLFASVPVASWLGWLSIGQLLTVALLAGTAAVFFQTAYTAYLPGLLEPADRPEGNAKLHGSASAAQIVGLGAGGLLAQLAGAVSAIFANAGTFLVSFLCLLGMRHREPRATEAERPPKALVKEVRAGLGLVARDPWFRTLTLFGAFSNLALTGYQSIQVVFLVREVGLSSGAVGGLIAVASTGGVVGAFAARRVAARMGTARAMLLFQLGFPVFALLIPLTTGGAGLAFYVLGGLAVSGGVVAGNVIKSGFQQAYCPPALFGRLAASSAFLNYGAIPLGAILGGVLGTALGVRPAMWITTAGVPLAALILYFSPIRRCRDLPTAPRPENASPARGSGVALSRS; the protein is encoded by the coding sequence GTGAACGCGGGGATACACGGCGGACTGCTCCGCCGCCACCGCGACTTCCGCCTGCTCTGGTGCGGGGAGACCACCGGAAAGTTCGGGACTGCCGTCACCGGTGTGGCGATGCCGCTGGTCGCCGTCTCCACCCTGCACGCGGGCACCTTCGAGGTCAGCCTGCTGAGCGCGGCCGCCTGGCTGCCCTGGCTGATCATCGGCCTTCCCGTCGGCGCCTGGGTGGACCGGATGCGCCGCCGGCCGATCATGCTCGCCGCCGACGTGGTCTCCCTCCTGCTGTTCGCCAGCGTGCCCGTCGCCTCCTGGTTAGGCTGGCTGAGCATCGGTCAGCTCCTCACCGTCGCGCTGCTGGCGGGGACGGCGGCGGTCTTCTTCCAGACCGCCTACACCGCCTACCTCCCCGGCCTCCTGGAACCCGCCGACCGGCCCGAGGGCAATGCCAAGCTGCACGGCAGCGCCTCCGCCGCGCAGATCGTCGGACTGGGAGCGGGCGGCCTTCTCGCTCAGCTCGCCGGTGCGGTGAGCGCCATCTTCGCCAACGCCGGGACGTTCCTGGTCTCGTTTCTCTGCCTGCTGGGGATGCGGCACCGCGAACCGCGTGCCACCGAGGCCGAGCGCCCGCCGAAGGCGCTGGTCAAGGAGGTCCGCGCGGGTCTGGGACTGGTCGCCCGGGACCCCTGGTTCCGGACGCTGACGCTCTTCGGCGCCTTCTCCAACCTCGCGCTGACCGGGTATCAGTCGATCCAGGTCGTCTTCCTGGTCCGGGAGGTCGGCCTCTCCTCCGGCGCGGTCGGCGGTCTGATCGCGGTCGCCAGCACCGGCGGCGTCGTGGGCGCCTTCGCCGCCCGCCGGGTGGCCGCCCGGATGGGCACCGCCCGCGCGATGCTCCTGTTCCAACTGGGCTTCCCCGTCTTCGCCCTGCTCATCCCGCTCACCACCGGCGGGGCGGGGCTGGCCTTCTATGTGCTCGGCGGGTTGGCGGTCTCCGGTGGGGTGGTGGCCGGCAATGTCATCAAGTCGGGCTTCCAGCAGGCGTACTGCCCGCCGGCGCTGTTCGGCCGACTCGCTGCCAGCAGTGCGTTCCTCAACTACGGCGCCATTCCGCTCGGCGCGATCCTCGGCGGTGTCCTGGGTACGGCGCTGGGGGTGCGCCCGGCGATGTGGATCACCACGGCGGGGGTTCCGTTGGCCGCGCTGATCCTCTACTTCTCGCCGATCCGCCGTTGCCGGGACCTGCCGACCGCCCCCCGGCCGGAGAACGCGTCCCCGGCCCGGGGGAGCGGGGTTGCCCTGAGCCGTTCCTGA
- a CDS encoding LamG domain-containing protein, protein MTDVCMMGELAVEAAWVRHRAVRTVLAGLVVGGVLAGLPVPGGLPQAAAAEVAPVSDPSIAEDGSQADTPESVAVAEARRTGKAVDVPSLRTESSEVVAHPDGRLEATVHVQPVRTRKGGAWVGLDSTLRTLPSGAVAPKAVLSDLEFSGGGAQPLVRLSRAGKELRLTWPDPLPAPVVNGSTAEYRSVLPDVDLQLTATDSGFSQLLVVRTAEAARNPALARLTMGLAGDGLKVEQQGDGSLAAVDTAAGGTVFEAPKPMMYDSSEEAEQGPGTALVQTLARTLSAQSPADGTDQAHAASLGVEVSDSGRSLTLTPDQQLLRGPHTVFPVLIDPRWETPKAADWAGVSRANPSQPYWHFSYNSSYVADFGTGYCVSANCSPEDVKRVLYRIPTSAWAGKHILEAEFRVTESFSYSCTASPVHLWWTNNFDKNTDWNKSQASGFWRQDLQTLNVAHGWSSSCPASRLEFGGKTGAVRDLIQKGADSGATAITFGLRAGSESDANGWKRFRDDADLHVYYNLPPRQAPMSDLSMSPGSVCSSTTVGISKRPTVTARVSDPDGDTVGIQFAAGWDTGDGTGQHRRWWSTGAESTVPTTLKASGSQFSVLLPSAIPLNKKVGWEVRAWDGAEWGPWSAAGDKATNCYFLVDTTIPAGPKVASASYPGSQNPLDPLAWVDGVGRYGSFTVSTSSTDVVKYRWSLDTSPTVLHDVATTGGAARTINVMPDKQGPRHITVQAIDAVNNASEPMPYYFNVLNGHPQRAGWGMDETSGAVLTGTGGAFPATLGTGATPKPDGHRGAALALDGTSDGYAATDAAILDTSRSFTVSAWVNPAATVSNYRAAVSQNGSYMGAFHLGIREGVWAFTFASTDGAGYSYYGSKSSAPVTVGQWTHLTGVYNSSSKTITLYVNGTAAPATSVPAMWDGHGPFQIGSYWWRGTQADPWFGSVDEVRAWDRALSASEAANVAQDKELTSGRPAKAAWTFNEGSSTVATGTGEADSLTLYNNPATGQPGMVDKAVKFNGTNQYARTTRPQIDGTGSFSVAAWVKLPTPASGDTKAKVAVTQNGTQNYEFSLYYSAASKKWIFGRYKEDAAADTLVRAAESDGCAPHTTTSGMYCAGPTGNEWTYLVGVSDATAGKLRLYVNGNLTGESSYAQKTPWSAPGSVQIGAVSRAGALDEFFGGTIDDVRLFDRVLSTTDIRETFQQHPVLAGRWKFNSASGTPLSSPDESPGKHPAVLGNQASIGSDSPLPTAGSLQLDGIDDYAATTATPVDTGQSFTLVGWAQTAGTATRDMTVLSLAGTTGSAATVRWHYLKTLDGYDLGEWRVEVADQDKAGATRTTVAHTFDASMRIGWNHLALTYDAFSNQLSLYVNGQLENQVCDDEDTSGTCTDHVSWAVAEQPFKATGNLQFGRNRSGGAWTEYFSGQIDDLWAYQGVLTPAQVIALSDPNVEIPTPS, encoded by the coding sequence ATGACTGACGTGTGCATGATGGGGGAGCTTGCCGTGGAAGCTGCATGGGTTCGGCACAGAGCAGTGCGCACGGTGCTGGCAGGGTTGGTAGTCGGCGGCGTACTCGCAGGTTTGCCGGTGCCAGGAGGCTTGCCCCAGGCTGCTGCTGCTGAGGTTGCACCGGTCAGCGATCCGAGTATCGCTGAGGACGGCTCGCAGGCTGACACCCCTGAGTCGGTCGCGGTGGCGGAGGCACGGCGCACGGGCAAGGCGGTGGATGTGCCGTCGCTGCGCACGGAGTCCAGCGAGGTGGTCGCACATCCCGACGGGCGGCTGGAAGCGACGGTGCATGTACAGCCCGTCCGGACCCGCAAGGGTGGGGCCTGGGTGGGGCTGGACTCCACGCTGCGCACCCTGCCGAGCGGCGCGGTGGCACCGAAGGCGGTGCTGTCGGACCTCGAGTTCTCCGGCGGCGGCGCCCAGCCGCTAGTGCGGCTGTCCCGCGCGGGCAAGGAGCTGCGGCTCACGTGGCCGGACCCGCTTCCGGCACCCGTGGTGAACGGCAGCACGGCCGAGTACCGGTCGGTCCTCCCCGATGTCGACCTGCAACTGACGGCGACGGACTCGGGTTTCTCCCAGCTCCTGGTGGTCAGGACCGCAGAGGCCGCTCGCAATCCTGCGCTTGCCCGGCTGACCATGGGGTTGGCGGGTGACGGTCTGAAGGTTGAGCAACAGGGCGACGGCTCTCTCGCCGCAGTGGACACCGCCGCCGGCGGCACCGTGTTCGAAGCGCCGAAGCCGATGATGTACGACTCGTCGGAGGAAGCCGAGCAGGGCCCCGGCACCGCCCTCGTCCAGACGCTCGCCCGGACGCTGTCCGCGCAGTCGCCCGCTGACGGCACCGACCAGGCACACGCGGCCTCGCTGGGGGTGGAGGTATCCGACTCGGGGCGATCCCTGACGCTGACACCGGACCAGCAGTTGCTCAGAGGTCCGCACACGGTCTTCCCCGTCCTGATCGACCCCAGGTGGGAGACACCCAAGGCCGCCGACTGGGCTGGTGTGTCCCGTGCGAACCCCTCCCAGCCCTACTGGCACTTCAGCTACAACAGCAGCTATGTGGCGGATTTCGGCACGGGCTACTGCGTGTCCGCGAACTGCTCGCCGGAGGACGTCAAGCGGGTCCTGTACCGGATCCCGACCTCGGCGTGGGCGGGCAAGCACATCCTGGAAGCGGAGTTCCGGGTGACCGAATCCTTCTCCTACAGCTGCACGGCCTCCCCGGTCCACCTGTGGTGGACGAACAACTTCGACAAGAACACGGACTGGAACAAGTCGCAGGCCTCGGGCTTCTGGCGGCAGGATCTGCAAACGCTGAACGTGGCCCACGGCTGGAGTTCGTCGTGTCCCGCCAGCCGGCTGGAGTTCGGCGGCAAGACGGGCGCGGTCAGGGATCTGATCCAGAAGGGCGCCGACAGCGGCGCCACCGCGATCACGTTCGGGTTGCGGGCCGGAAGCGAGTCCGATGCCAACGGCTGGAAACGCTTCAGGGACGACGCCGACCTGCACGTCTACTACAATCTCCCGCCGCGCCAGGCGCCGATGAGCGATCTCTCGATGTCGCCGGGCTCGGTGTGCTCCAGCACCACCGTGGGGATCAGCAAGCGGCCGACGGTCACCGCCCGAGTCTCCGACCCCGACGGCGACACCGTGGGTATCCAGTTCGCGGCGGGTTGGGACACCGGAGACGGTACCGGGCAGCACCGCCGCTGGTGGTCCACGGGTGCCGAAAGCACCGTTCCCACGACCTTGAAGGCTTCCGGTTCGCAGTTCAGCGTCCTCCTGCCCTCCGCCATACCCCTGAACAAGAAGGTCGGCTGGGAAGTCCGGGCCTGGGACGGCGCAGAGTGGGGTCCCTGGAGTGCGGCAGGCGACAAAGCGACCAACTGCTATTTCCTGGTCGATACGACCATCCCCGCCGGCCCCAAGGTCGCTTCGGCCTCGTACCCGGGGTCGCAGAACCCCCTGGACCCGTTGGCATGGGTGGACGGGGTGGGCCGCTATGGCAGCTTCACCGTCTCCACCTCCTCCACCGACGTGGTGAAGTACCGCTGGAGCCTGGACACCTCCCCGACGGTGCTCCATGACGTTGCGACCACGGGAGGCGCCGCCCGCACTATCAATGTCATGCCGGACAAACAGGGGCCACGCCACATCACCGTCCAGGCCATCGACGCGGTGAACAACGCCTCCGAACCGATGCCGTACTACTTCAACGTCCTCAACGGCCACCCGCAGCGCGCAGGGTGGGGTATGGACGAGACCTCGGGGGCCGTTCTGACCGGCACCGGCGGAGCCTTCCCCGCAACCCTCGGCACCGGCGCCACACCGAAGCCGGACGGACACAGAGGCGCCGCCCTGGCCCTCGACGGCACTTCCGACGGATACGCCGCAACCGACGCAGCCATCCTCGACACCTCACGCAGCTTCACCGTCTCCGCCTGGGTCAACCCAGCCGCGACGGTCAGCAACTACCGTGCGGCCGTGAGCCAGAACGGCTCGTACATGGGAGCCTTCCACCTCGGCATCCGCGAAGGTGTCTGGGCCTTCACCTTCGCATCGACCGATGGCGCCGGTTACTCCTACTACGGCTCCAAGTCCAGCGCTCCGGTAACCGTCGGGCAGTGGACCCACCTGACCGGCGTCTACAACTCCAGCAGCAAAACGATCACTCTCTACGTCAACGGCACCGCAGCCCCCGCCACCTCGGTACCGGCTATGTGGGACGGCCACGGTCCCTTCCAGATCGGCAGTTACTGGTGGCGTGGCACCCAAGCCGATCCCTGGTTCGGCTCGGTGGACGAAGTCAGGGCATGGGACCGCGCACTGTCCGCAAGCGAGGCCGCGAATGTGGCCCAGGACAAGGAACTGACCAGCGGTCGGCCTGCCAAGGCAGCGTGGACGTTCAACGAGGGCTCCTCCACCGTCGCGACCGGTACCGGCGAGGCCGACTCACTCACCCTCTACAACAACCCCGCCACCGGCCAGCCCGGGATGGTCGACAAGGCCGTGAAGTTCAACGGAACCAACCAGTACGCCCGTACCACCCGCCCGCAGATCGACGGCACCGGAAGCTTCTCCGTGGCCGCGTGGGTGAAGCTGCCGACCCCGGCCTCCGGAGACACCAAGGCCAAAGTGGCGGTTACTCAGAACGGCACCCAAAACTACGAGTTCTCGCTCTACTACTCCGCCGCATCCAAGAAGTGGATCTTCGGTCGTTACAAGGAGGACGCTGCCGCCGACACTCTCGTCCGCGCCGCCGAGTCCGACGGCTGCGCACCACACACCACCACCTCAGGCATGTACTGCGCCGGCCCCACCGGCAATGAGTGGACCTACCTGGTCGGCGTCTCGGATGCCACAGCCGGGAAGCTGCGCCTGTACGTCAACGGAAACCTGACAGGTGAGTCCTCCTACGCCCAGAAGACACCCTGGTCCGCCCCCGGCAGCGTACAGATCGGGGCCGTCTCCCGAGCGGGAGCCCTGGACGAGTTCTTCGGCGGCACCATCGACGACGTGCGCCTGTTCGACCGAGTGCTCTCCACCACCGATATCCGTGAGACATTTCAGCAGCACCCCGTACTGGCGGGCCGGTGGAAGTTCAACTCCGCTTCGGGAACACCGCTCTCCTCACCGGACGAATCCCCTGGCAAGCACCCGGCCGTGCTCGGAAACCAGGCGTCGATCGGCTCCGACTCCCCCCTGCCGACCGCCGGCAGCCTTCAGCTGGACGGCATCGACGACTACGCCGCCACCACGGCCACCCCCGTCGACACCGGACAGAGCTTCACCCTGGTCGGCTGGGCCCAGACCGCAGGCACCGCAACCCGGGACATGACGGTGCTGTCGCTCGCCGGGACCACCGGAAGCGCCGCAACCGTCCGCTGGCACTACCTCAAGACCCTCGACGGCTACGACTTGGGAGAGTGGCGGGTCGAGGTTGCCGACCAGGACAAGGCAGGCGCGACCCGCACCACCGTGGCCCACACCTTCGACGCCAGTATGCGCATCGGCTGGAACCACCTCGCGCTGACCTATGACGCGTTCTCCAATCAGCTGTCGCTGTACGTCAACGGCCAACTGGAGAACCAGGTCTGCGACGACGAGGACACCTCCGGTACCTGCACCGACCACGTGTCCTGGGCAGTCGCGGAACAGCCTTTCAAAGCCACCGGCAATCTTCAATTCGGCCGCAACCGGTCCGGCGGTGCATGGACGGAGTACTTCTCCGGCCAGATCGATGACCTCTGGGCCTACCAGGGGGTACTCACCCCGGCCCAGGTCATCGCCCTGAGCGACCCCAACGTCGAGATCCCGACACCGTCCTGA
- a CDS encoding ArsR/SmtB family transcription factor, with product MDDASARTPGPGKPVRRIDARSLRGLAHPLRMSILELLSLDGPATATGLSERLDEKTGTVSWHLRHLAEHGFIEEETGRGTKRERWWRVVKSKRVLNTDEFRDAPEARGALSVYMHELVQQYYSRVVDYLNDDWAEEWRGVGTLSDWSDLRLTPDQLGALNQELMAVIERHTPAPDAEPAPDALPVIVQLQSFPRKPRGGSE from the coding sequence ATGGACGACGCATCAGCACGCACCCCTGGGCCGGGCAAGCCGGTCCGCCGGATCGACGCCCGCAGCCTGCGCGGACTGGCGCACCCGCTGCGCATGAGCATCCTGGAACTGCTGAGCCTGGACGGGCCGGCCACCGCCACCGGGCTTTCCGAGCGCCTGGACGAGAAGACCGGCACCGTCAGCTGGCATCTGCGCCACCTCGCCGAGCACGGCTTCATCGAGGAGGAGACCGGCCGAGGCACCAAGCGGGAGCGCTGGTGGCGGGTGGTGAAGAGCAAGCGGGTGCTGAACACTGACGAGTTCCGCGACGCGCCCGAGGCCCGGGGCGCGCTCTCCGTCTATATGCATGAACTGGTCCAGCAGTACTACAGCCGGGTGGTCGACTACCTCAACGACGACTGGGCCGAGGAGTGGCGAGGCGTGGGCACGCTCTCCGACTGGAGCGACCTGCGGCTGACGCCTGACCAGCTGGGCGCGCTGAACCAGGAGTTGATGGCGGTCATCGAGCGGCACACCCCGGCCCCCGACGCCGAGCCCGCGCCGGATGCGCTGCCGGTGATCGTGCAGCTCCAGTCGTTCCCCCGCAAGCCGCGCGGCGGCAGCGAGTGA
- the pruA gene encoding L-glutamate gamma-semialdehyde dehydrogenase: MDAVTQVPAPVNEPVHSYAPGSPERARLEAELKRLAAEPVELTMAIGGQRRLGGGEPIEVVQPHRHAARLGTMRNATREDARAAVDAALAAAPAWRALSFDDRAAVFLRAADLLAGPWRETIAAATMLGQSKTAQQAEIDSPCELVDFWRFNVHFARQVMAEQPVSSPGVWNRSDHRPLEGFVYAVTPFNFTAIAGNLPTAPALMGNVVVWKPSPTQQLAAHLLMGLLEEAGLPAGVVNMVTGDGLAVSEVALAHPELAGIHFTGSTATFQHLWRTVGENIAGYRSYPRLVGETGGKDFIVAHPSADPAVLRTAMVRGAFEFQGQKCSAASRAYVPASLWERIREELRQEVEGLTMGDVTDLSHFMGAVIDARSFARNKAALDRAHADPTVEVLAGGTCDDSVGYFVRPTVLVGTDPGAEYFREEYFGPILAVHVYEDERYEEMLDQMESASPYALTGAVIAQDRAAVAHTMERLRFAAGNFYINDKPTGAVVGQQPFGGGRASGTNDKAGAAQNLLRWTSTRSIKETFVPPTDYRYPHMG; this comes from the coding sequence ATGGACGCTGTGACCCAGGTCCCCGCACCGGTGAACGAGCCGGTCCACAGCTACGCCCCCGGCAGTCCGGAGCGGGCCCGGTTGGAGGCGGAGCTGAAGCGGCTCGCGGCGGAGCCGGTCGAGCTGACCATGGCCATCGGCGGGCAGCGGCGGCTGGGCGGCGGTGAGCCGATCGAGGTGGTGCAGCCGCATCGGCATGCGGCGCGGCTGGGCACGATGCGCAATGCGACCCGGGAGGATGCGCGGGCTGCGGTGGATGCGGCGCTGGCGGCGGCTCCGGCGTGGCGGGCGCTGTCGTTCGACGACCGGGCGGCGGTCTTCCTGCGGGCGGCGGACCTGCTGGCCGGTCCGTGGCGGGAGACGATCGCGGCGGCGACGATGCTGGGGCAGTCCAAGACCGCGCAGCAGGCGGAGATCGACAGTCCGTGCGAGCTGGTGGACTTCTGGCGTTTCAATGTGCACTTCGCGCGGCAGGTGATGGCGGAGCAGCCGGTGTCCTCGCCGGGGGTGTGGAACCGCAGTGACCATCGGCCGCTGGAGGGTTTCGTCTATGCGGTCACGCCGTTCAACTTCACGGCGATCGCGGGGAACCTGCCGACCGCTCCGGCGCTGATGGGCAATGTGGTGGTCTGGAAGCCGTCGCCGACGCAGCAGTTGGCTGCGCATCTGCTGATGGGGCTGCTGGAGGAGGCGGGGCTGCCGGCGGGTGTGGTCAATATGGTGACGGGTGACGGTCTGGCGGTCTCCGAGGTGGCCTTGGCCCATCCGGAGCTGGCCGGGATCCACTTCACCGGGTCCACGGCGACCTTCCAGCACCTGTGGCGGACGGTGGGGGAGAACATCGCCGGGTACCGGTCCTATCCGCGGCTGGTGGGGGAGACCGGGGGCAAGGACTTCATCGTGGCGCATCCTTCGGCCGATCCGGCGGTGCTGAGGACGGCGATGGTCCGGGGTGCGTTCGAGTTCCAGGGCCAGAAGTGCTCGGCCGCCTCCCGCGCCTATGTGCCCGCCTCGCTGTGGGAGCGGATCAGGGAGGAGCTGCGGCAGGAGGTGGAGGGGCTGACGATGGGCGATGTGACCGACCTGTCGCACTTCATGGGCGCGGTCATCGACGCCCGCTCCTTCGCCCGGAACAAGGCCGCCCTCGACCGCGCCCACGCCGACCCGACCGTGGAGGTCCTGGCGGGCGGCACCTGCGACGACAGCGTCGGGTACTTTGTGCGGCCGACGGTGCTGGTGGGCACCGACCCGGGCGCCGAGTACTTCCGCGAGGAGTACTTCGGCCCGATCCTGGCCGTGCACGTCTACGAGGACGAGCGCTACGAGGAGATGCTGGACCAGATGGAGTCCGCCTCCCCGTACGCGCTGACCGGCGCCGTGATCGCCCAGGACCGCGCCGCCGTCGCCCACACCATGGAGCGGCTGCGGTTCGCCGCGGGCAACTTCTACATCAACGACAAGCCCACCGGCGCCGTCGTCGGCCAGCAGCCCTTCGGCGGCGGCCGCGCCTCCGGCACCAACGACAAGGCCGGCGCAGCGCAGAACCTGCTCCGCTGGACCTCCACCCGCTCCATCAAGGAGACCTTCGTCCCGCCGACCGACTACCGCTACCCCCACATGGGCTGA
- a CDS encoding DUF397 domain-containing protein, which translates to MHTIEDSSVLAVEWKKSSRSGPDNNCVEVASAGHGGVYLRDSKNPTGPAHLFAADGWKAFLTAVKRGEFETL; encoded by the coding sequence ATGCACACCATTGAAGACTCCTCTGTCCTCGCCGTGGAGTGGAAGAAGTCGTCGCGCTCCGGACCGGACAACAACTGCGTCGAGGTGGCTTCCGCCGGGCACGGTGGGGTCTACCTCCGGGACAGCAAGAATCCCACCGGCCCCGCCCACCTGTTCGCCGCAGACGGATGGAAGGCCTTCCTCACGGCCGTCAAGCGCGGGGAGTTCGAAACCCTCTGA
- a CDS encoding PucR family transcriptional regulator, translating to MLTGGIVSIEDTSSRVLAYSRSSDEVDDLRRLSILGWQGPEPYLSKLREWGVFQHLRTSGSVIAIDDHPELGIRRRLAVGIRAGTQPLGTIWVQEGSQPLAPRSEQVLLGAARVAALHLVRRRREISADVRLTQSLLAGLLDGSTGPQSVATHLGLDARRPALVVGFALRTAPPGAPAPGTDASPVEFTRAELTALISVHIAARHHNALVSPAESRVYALLPELPAGLAPATVHGWVQEIADAARNHLGVRLQAAVGPVVPVLAGAPRSRQQADRVLEAMDRGVVAAEVASLDEVQAEVLVGEVLALLADRPGMRDPRLSALTERDTRQGTGLAASLLAYLDAFGDVRAAAQRLHIHPNTLRYRVRRAEELTGLDLAHPEQRLLAMLQLRLDGTPPP from the coding sequence GTGCTGACCGGCGGCATCGTCTCGATCGAGGACACCTCCAGCCGGGTGCTGGCCTACTCCCGCTCCTCCGACGAGGTGGATGACCTGCGGCGGCTCTCCATCCTGGGCTGGCAGGGACCGGAGCCGTACCTGTCCAAGCTGCGCGAGTGGGGCGTCTTCCAGCATCTGCGCACCTCCGGCTCGGTGATCGCCATCGACGACCACCCTGAGCTGGGCATCCGCCGCCGGCTGGCGGTGGGCATCCGGGCCGGTACGCAGCCGCTGGGCACCATCTGGGTGCAGGAGGGTTCGCAGCCGCTGGCCCCGCGCTCCGAGCAGGTGCTGCTGGGGGCGGCCCGGGTGGCGGCGCTGCACCTGGTACGGCGGCGCCGCGAGATCTCCGCCGACGTGCGGCTCACCCAGTCGCTGCTGGCCGGGCTGCTGGACGGCTCCACCGGCCCGCAGTCGGTCGCCACCCACCTGGGGCTGGACGCCCGCCGCCCCGCCCTGGTGGTCGGCTTCGCCCTGCGTACGGCGCCCCCCGGCGCCCCGGCACCCGGCACCGACGCCTCCCCGGTGGAGTTCACCCGGGCCGAACTCACCGCCCTGATCTCGGTGCACATCGCCGCCCGGCACCACAACGCGCTGGTCTCCCCCGCCGAGTCCCGGGTGTACGCACTGCTGCCGGAGCTGCCGGCCGGGCTCGCCCCGGCGACCGTACACGGCTGGGTGCAGGAGATCGCCGACGCGGCCCGCAACCACCTGGGCGTACGGCTCCAGGCGGCGGTCGGCCCGGTGGTACCGGTCCTGGCCGGGGCGCCCCGCTCACGGCAGCAGGCCGACCGGGTGCTGGAGGCCATGGACCGGGGCGTGGTCGCCGCCGAGGTGGCCTCGCTGGACGAGGTGCAGGCCGAGGTGCTGGTGGGCGAGGTGCTGGCCCTACTGGCGGACCGGCCGGGAATGCGCGACCCCCGGCTGTCCGCCCTCACCGAGCGGGACACCCGGCAGGGCACCGGCCTGGCCGCTTCGCTGCTGGCCTACCTCGACGCCTTCGGCGACGTCCGAGCCGCCGCCCAGCGCCTGCACATCCACCCCAACACCCTGCGCTACCGCGTCCGCCGCGCCGAAGAACTGACCGGCCTGGACCTGGCCCACCCCGAGCAACGGCTACTCGCCATGCTCCAACTCCGCCTCGACGGCACACCACCGCCCTGA
- a CDS encoding proline dehydrogenase family protein has protein sequence MLRSAILAASRSPQMRTLVEKLPPTRAIVERFVAGEPLDAALAACDELTATGRRATLDHLGEDTRDAAQAAATAAAYEKLLEALKETGLAQHAEVSVKLSAVGQFLPQDGEQVALENARRICTAAADAGTTVTLDMEDHTTTDSTLGIARQLRADFPWLGVVLQAYLRRTEADCRDFSGPGSRVRLCKGAYQEPASVAFQKKDEVDRAYVRCLKVLMAGEGYPMVASHDPRMVKIAGELAERNGRKADSFEYQMLYGIRPEEQLRLARSGATMRVYLPYGQEWYGYFMRRLAERPANLAFFLRAMATRG, from the coding sequence GTGCTCCGTTCCGCGATCCTCGCCGCCTCCCGCTCCCCGCAGATGCGCACCCTGGTGGAGAAGCTGCCGCCGACCCGCGCCATCGTGGAGCGCTTTGTGGCCGGTGAGCCCCTGGACGCCGCCCTGGCCGCCTGCGACGAGCTGACCGCCACCGGCCGCCGCGCCACCCTCGACCACCTGGGCGAGGACACCCGCGACGCGGCACAGGCCGCCGCCACCGCCGCCGCGTACGAGAAGCTGCTGGAGGCGCTGAAGGAGACCGGCCTGGCCCAGCACGCCGAGGTCTCCGTGAAGCTCTCCGCCGTCGGCCAGTTCCTGCCGCAGGACGGCGAGCAGGTCGCCCTGGAGAACGCCCGCCGGATCTGCACGGCCGCCGCCGACGCGGGCACCACGGTCACCCTCGACATGGAGGACCACACCACCACCGACTCCACCCTGGGCATCGCCCGCCAACTGCGCGCCGACTTCCCCTGGCTGGGTGTCGTCCTCCAGGCGTACCTGCGGCGTACCGAGGCCGACTGCCGCGACTTCTCCGGCCCCGGCTCCCGGGTGCGGCTCTGCAAGGGCGCCTACCAGGAGCCCGCCTCGGTCGCCTTCCAGAAGAAGGACGAGGTCGACCGCGCCTATGTCCGCTGCCTCAAGGTGCTGATGGCCGGGGAGGGCTACCCGATGGTGGCCTCCCACGACCCCCGCATGGTGAAGATCGCCGGGGAGCTGGCCGAGCGGAACGGCCGCAAGGCCGACTCCTTCGAATACCAGATGCTCTACGGCATCCGCCCCGAGGAGCAGCTGCGGCTGGCCCGGTCCGGTGCCACCATGCGCGTCTACCTCCCCTACGGCCAGGAGTGGTACGGCTACTTCATGCGCCGCCTGGCGGAGCGCCCGGCCAACCTGGCGTTCTTCCTCCGCGCCATGGCCACCCGGGGCTGA